The DNA region CACCAGCTCGGGCAGGACGGGTAGCCCGGCTTCATGCAGGGCGGCGATGTACGCTGCGTAGCGGGCCAAGCCGTGCCCAGGACTGTGCCCCCGGCCTGTGATGATGCCAATCCGGCGGTGGCCCAGCCCCAGCAGGTGCCCCACCGCGGCGAGAGCTCCGGAGAACGACGCCGGGCTGACGCTCGGGATGGCCAGCCCTTCACTCACCTCGGGGTCTATGGCGACTGCCGGGATATTAAGGCTCCGCAGCGTGGTGACCAGCCGCGAGCCACTCCGTGGAGCCAGCAGCACCACGCCCGCCAGGCGGTTGGCGGAAGATTCGCGGAGCTTCCGCCAGCTTTCGGCAGTGGCGTGATCCGCCCTTGTGTACGCGATGGCGAAGCCCAGCCGGGAGGCTGCGGCCTCTACGCCTTCCATGGTCTCCAGAATCCAGGGCGAGTCGAAGTTGTTGACCACCAGCTGGAGCAGCCCGGGCTGGGCTGCAGGGACGTTGCGCTTGGTGTACTCGAGGTCTTCCAGCGCCTTTCGTACCCGGGCCCGCGTGGCTTCGGAAACATGCGAGCGGCCGTTGAGGACCTTGGACACGGTGGGCACGGAAACGCCTGCCGCCGCGGCCACATCTGCGATCTTGGGGCGCGGAGTGGCGGTCAACGGGGCGGTCCTTGCGATCATGAAGAAGAGGTTGCGGCAAAATGCGGGGCAGCTGCCCGGCGGACCGGTGCAATATCCACCCGCACGGGTCCAACGATAACACTGCCGCTTTCCTCCGAGCCGAGCGGAGACGTCGCGAACAGGCCCAGTTCCGCGCCGATCCATTTCCCTTCCACAACATCGAAATTCCAGCCCTGGACTTCCCAGGGTTCGCCCGGCCGGGCCCGCCAGGCAAACGTTGACCGCGGGGTGCCGTCGGT from Arthrobacter pascens includes:
- a CDS encoding LacI family DNA-binding transcriptional regulator, which encodes MIARTAPLTATPRPKIADVAAAAGVSVPTVSKVLNGRSHVSEATRARVRKALEDLEYTKRNVPAAQPGLLQLVVNNFDSPWILETMEGVEAAASRLGFAIAYTRADHATAESWRKLRESSANRLAGVVLLAPRSGSRLVTTLRSLNIPAVAIDPEVSEGLAIPSVSPASFSGALAAVGHLLGLGHRRIGIITGRGHSPGHGLARYAAYIAALHEAGLPVLPELVRDGDFSIESGLRLGGDLLDLPEPPTAIVTGSDLQALGVMNAAAQRSLKIPADLSIVGFDDIAQAALMSPPLTTVRQPLAQLASMAVNILTEQQGPAVPAALELATELVIRGTTAPPSR